The window tccatagatgagaaaatataaatctatcccaagtagaatttcagaagtgcccttgagaagttggaggagagagagagtaagggtgatgactaggattccttcaagaataaataaaatacccattctgtccttcagaaaacgtggagcatggggtgcttatataggtctcaccattgtgttccttgcgaaaaatcacacaaaatagacccaaatttcatccaattcggagttggggagcccaagatatctcaagttgaagttggactgtccagagccttccaaatggaatctttcgggtacagtaaagtaacttctgataatttcattaaggcctctaaaatccgaacttccgtttcactttgtccccatccgactgtcaataattataaataaacccctgcagaccattttcacgcgtcgttacggaaacggccataacttcttcgtttcaactcggaattaagtgtcgtttgaaccattgcgaagctgactcgatgggctatgcatccatttacacttctaaaaagcttaaaaacatctccttagcatcatctccttcattttcacaagaattcacctaaacccttaaaagcacaagaaagcaccgagtaactctgtccaatgtggtaaaatgtataatttatgccctaaaatttcacacataaatgtgctcatcagtagtCAAGAtaaatgataaaagaaaaattttcagttACCCCATCTGATTGAAGTGATTTTTTCAGTTATATCAGAATACATGAAGTGGCACCATCAATCCTGCATTCAAGATTGGTGAGCATGTGCAGCATTAATAGGAAATGCTGGGTCGTTATTTATCATAGCAACCCCTGGGCTATCCGCAGGAAACCATGGATATTATATTGTGGCAACCCCAGGGATATCACTTTGTTCCTAGCAAAGCATATCCCTCTTAACCTTACCTGAAGAGTCAAGAGACTGAATTTCTGACTCGTTCTTCTCAAAATATTGTCCTCTTAATTCTTTTGTTCAAAGGATTCCACAAGCATTAGTATTCACTTAAGAGTTAAAGTACCATGATAGTGAAGCAGATTCAGTTTCATCATAATTGATAATTTGTTGTTACCATTTTCTGTTGGTGGATTGCATTAATGAAGCCTGTTTTCGTTATCCTCGATAATCTCAGTATCTTCTTGGATGACTAGTGGTATTTAAACAGCATCTTTATGTCACCTTTTCAGTGCAATATGGATACCTGTGTAGGGCCTCCACTGAATAATTCATCAGAATGCCACCCTGATGTGCCATCTATTAGTGACCGGCGAACAGGTAAACATCTCCAAATATTTCCACACTTGGTTGTAGTATTTCCCATTGGTCTCATGTTCTTAACAAGccacttgtttttttattttttttttataaatattctttttattccacttttcttcctctttttatgcAAAAGAAGTGAAAAGTAGACCCTTTAATCTATGTTTCAAAGAAATTTTCACATTTCAGTTGCCAAAATGAATATTTTCatgaattctctctctctctctctctctctctctctctctctagcacAAAAACACACACAACAAGCATGTGTGCATACAAATATGCTTCTAGGTATCGCCTTGTCCTTGCAACCTTCCTCCATAAGAAATAAGTTAAATTAATTTGGTGAATTTTGCAGGTCAAATATTGTCATACCCACAGAAGAGCGAACTAAAGGTTGGTGAGTCTTCAGCCTTCTTTACATATGTAAAGTCAAGTATACCCATAAACAACTCTCAACGAGTTGGCTGTGTGGATGAAAATACTCGATTGGAATCTTCTAGCAGAGAAGAAAAATTTCCTCAATGGTGTAATCGAGTCAGTGATGATGCTCAGAATTGTGAAAATAGGGAGGCAGGGGTAAGCTTCTCCCATGGATATGGCCTTCCAGTAAGCCACAACGGACCTGATTCTACTTCTACTGAGAGATCTTGCACACTTCCAATGCCATGGGAGTTTCAACAACAAAGGAGCTCAAAGGAGGGACAGCAATCCACAGTATTGTTGCATCCAAGCAATGAACCCCAAGTTGATGTATTGGGTGTACCAACTCTTACTCCATTGCCGTATTATTTTTCAGGTATGATGAATCAAGTTATGATGCCATCATCTGCACAAATGTATCAACGGAACCTTCATGATTTGCCTAAGCATACTACTTCTGCTATGCTGCCTCAGTACAATAATCTCTCACAATGTCCTCCCCGTTTACCTGTGATTACGTCCATCCCCTACTACCCAGTTAGTATATGTCTGCAACCTGGTCAAATGCCGGCAACCCATGTGTGGCCATCAGTTGGAAGTTCGTCTTCCACTGAAGTGAAAGAAGCAGGTCGAGttgaaaagagagaggcagcGCTGATCAAGTTTAGACAGAAGAGGAAAGATCGATGCTTTGACAAGAAGATTAGGTATGTCAACCGGAAACGACTTGCTGAAAGAAGACCTCGTGTGCGGGGACAGTTTGTGAGGCAGGTCAATGGTGTAGAATTGGATCTTAGTGTCCAACCTGTTGCTGTTGATGATTTTGATGAGGATGGagaggatgatgaagatgaggaGCTTGCATCTAGGGATTATTGTCCTTAAGACGATGCTCAAGGATATTAATGTTAACACCTATGGATAGACTCTTAAATGCTGCATTTTGATTGCTGTTGCGGTAAAGCTTTCATAGTCAGCTTGTAGATGCTAATTTCTGGCAGCCACTTGCAATGTACACTTTAACTGACTTCTATGAAAATGGAGAGAAGTAATTTGGTGACACTAGATTGAGGTACTCCAGTCTTTTCGTCAGGTATGTCTTTTAGTTCCTTTTAGTTATACTGAACCCGTGCTACATTTTTGTACAATGTGGCATCTATATCGGGATAGACCCCAAGAATGTTTTGTTCTTGGCTATTGGACATTTTCTTCCAGGGTAAACAGTTTATTTTAGCGTCTAACAGGCAGGAATGGTGATGGAACTGTAGTCGGGGACCCCACTatattgtaatcttttttatttgaaatgatGAAATAAAGTCAATCCACATGGTATAAAACCAAGTTCTAAAATTCTGATCCTATGATCTTTCTATAGTTGGATACCCTATCTGATGTAGGATATAATCTGCCCTATCAATTTCTACTACTAAAGTTTCTGAGAGTATTGTATCATAGGTGTCCAAAGGGACTGTTTTGGATGGCTTGTAGGGTCCATAGGCAAGGTCATGAACCTAGATCCAAAACCAGTATTTCTGAATCATTTATGTTGGGAATTGGTAAAACAGGTAACTCTTCATTTGGATCTTCTGTTCTTCGCAattgaaattagatttaatgtacaataaagaagaaaaagctaTATATTTGCTAttaaccaaaatagaaggtgtGAAAGACAAGTAAAATCTAAGCTAATAACTAAAGATTACGCGGAAATAGAAACTCCAAAACAGAAACTATATAagtagaaactaaactaaagaCATAGCAACTAATATCTTCATGTGAACAATATTACATGAACAGTGTGTGGATCTTTGTTTTTTCCTCTTCATGCTTTGATTTACAGTCAAGCTGTACTTTTTTATTTGTAACTCTTGAGCAGATTCCCCTACAATGAAAGACATTTCCTTCTTTCGGTAACTCCTGTCCCTGTTTTCACTGCAAAAGCATtattctttgttgattataCCTGCTGGGAAAGCTGCATTGGTAGTGAGAACTAAGTAAGCTTAGGTACTGGTACAAAGATCATTCTTTTACGAGGGTTGAGAGCATCCAAGCTCTATTGCTACCACACAAACAGTTGAATCCTGTTCTGATTG is drawn from Telopea speciosissima isolate NSW1024214 ecotype Mountain lineage chromosome 1, Tspe_v1, whole genome shotgun sequence and contains these coding sequences:
- the LOC122669057 gene encoding two-component response regulator-like APRR1, coding for MEWKEASLDGKDGDVGGGSNTKIPFLDRSKVKILLCENDAKSSDEVFSLLNKCSYQVTSVRTARQVIDALNAEGPDIDIILTEVDLPIAKGLKLLKYIMRDKDLRRIPIIMMSAQDEVSVVVKCLRLGAADYLVKPLRTNELLNLWTHMWRRRRMLGLAEKNILNYDFDLVGSDPSDANTNSTTLFSDDTDDKSRRSPLLEMSVSNHQEDECNMDTCVGPPLNNSSECHPDVPSISDRRTGQILSYPQKSELKVGESSAFFTYVKSSIPINNSQRVGCVDENTRLESSSREEKFPQWCNRVSDDAQNCENREAGVSFSHGYGLPVSHNGPDSTSTERSCTLPMPWEFQQQRSSKEGQQSTVLLHPSNEPQVDVLGVPTLTPLPYYFSGMMNQVMMPSSAQMYQRNLHDLPKHTTSAMLPQYNNLSQCPPRLPVITSIPYYPVSICLQPGQMPATHVWPSVGSSSSTEVKEAGRVEKREAALIKFRQKRKDRCFDKKIRYVNRKRLAERRPRVRGQFVRQVNGVELDLSVQPVAVDDFDEDGEDDEDEELASRDYCP